The Brachionichthys hirsutus isolate HB-005 chromosome 8, CSIRO-AGI_Bhir_v1, whole genome shotgun sequence genome contains a region encoding:
- the setmar gene encoding histone-lysine N-methyltransferase SETMAR: MTVDNVTFHICLRKPPENRSAACNNSGVLRTTLDSSLMDLSKGLEDVPVHVADNTSLLALPEFQYSPDNVRGPGCEIDPSEVTLPGCSCISQSCFAESCSCLRTYGQADANLSTLVHACRADSGYCSPVFECNVLCTCGDGCSNRVVQRGLGVRLEVYSTKNKGWGLRTREAIPRGAFVCEYAGEVIGFEEARSRHRAQKSVENNYIIAVREYAGTGAITETFVDPAVVGNVGRFLNHSCQPNLLMQPVRVHSVVPRLALFAGRNIDAQEELTFDYSGGHSSHPPVGLLAARTEALVPNSRGDGCRRKECRCGADNCAKLLPLDLSVIN; this comes from the exons ATGACGGTTGACAATGTGACCTTCCACATCTGCCTCAGGAAGCCACCGGAGAATCGATCTGCTGCATGCAATAACTCCGGAGTCCTCCGGACAACACTGGACTCTAGTCTG ATGGACTTGAGCAAAGGACTCGAGGATGTTCCCGTACACGTGGCGGATAATACTTCTTTGCTAGCATTACCTGAGTTTCAG TATTCCCCAGATAATGTCCGGGGACCAGGATGCGAGATTGACCCAAGTGAAGTCACTCTTCCTGGATGCTCCTGCATTTCTCAATCCTGCTTCGCTGAGAGCTGCTCCTGCCTGCGGACATACGGGCAGGCAGACGCCAACCTCTCCACGTTGGTCCACGCTTGCAGGGCAGACTCTGGCTACTGCTCCCCAGTGTTCGAATGCAATGTCCTCTGTACCTGCGGTGATGGCTGCTCCAACCGGGTGGTGCAGAGAGGACTTGGTGTCAGGTTGGAAGTTTACAGCACCAAGAACAAGGGCTGGGGATTACGGACACGGGAGGCAATCCCGCGGGGTGCGTTTGTGTGCGAGTACGCAGGAGAGGTGATCGGTTTTGAGGAGGCTAGAAGCAGACACCGTGCCCAGAAATCTGTGGAAAATAACTACATCATTGCCGTAAGAGAGTACGCAGGTACGGGCGCCATCACTGAGACGTTCGTGGACCCGGCCGTCGTGGGAAATGTAGGCCGCTTTCTAAACCACTCCTGTCAGCCCAACCTGTTAATGCAGCCGGTCCGGGTTCACTCTGTGGTGCCTCGGCTGGCGCTGTTTGCAGGACGGAACATTGATGCACAAGAGGAGCTGACGTTCGACTACTCGGGAGGACACAGCAGCCATCCTCCTGTTGGGCTGCTCGCCGCTCGGACTGAGGCGCTCGTACCAAACAGCAGGGGCGACGGGTGCCGGCGGAAAGAGTGCCGCTGCGGCGCCGACAACTGTGCAAAGTTGCTTCCTCTTGATTTATCTGTTATTAACTGA